A DNA window from Ostrea edulis chromosome 5, xbOstEdul1.1, whole genome shotgun sequence contains the following coding sequences:
- the LOC125652331 gene encoding leucine-rich repeat-containing protein 74B-like, which translates to MSSLLRVQKQESDLSRRVLSPLVEELDEDAENKPPTLQEFLPVYGKENVDDIEESNEEHDDSLNNNNLQENGFLDADEENVSDDEEYFTEESLSIHTDPDDYDTDLEIDTESLLNPKTIDHDTTGKTKYIKKCFDLGINPVSYFVKNLENKELKLRFHGLGAESVKAISFPLETNTNIEIVNLEGNGIDSTGARCLCRVLRENLFLTEVVLSENKIGTEGAISICQFLKSNRNLLKVDMTANEIGDPAGQSFYEVLKENQTLKELILANNRLEETSARFLKDGIQENDRLEILDLSWNHFKTKGAVAIAEGLQENVGLKKFRFQMAGLAKAGSEAMMKALKHNRTLKELDISFNRIPVEGATFLASGLKENDVLQQLKVGNNPFESEGAMVILESVDANENSAIKYLDFSKMLVKAEFATIEDKLREQRNVKIKHEGILPEMHPKNGTYARLSAFRRDPIETFKKYAEFSGVNLHDVFNGGHRLRLDANEFKDLIKGSGIDIPDQQLTVLIRTLDVDGFVNYNRILDENGSEPPFSPDSRSSSAVSFASDKSERTVPSARRRTSSTDAGLSTDSGTKPKSARDKPKKKEKKKKK; encoded by the exons ATGTCTAGTCTGCTTCGGGTGCAGAAACAGGAAAGTGACCTCAGCAGACGAGTTCTGTCGCCTTTGGTGGAGGAACTGGACGAAGATGCCGAAAATAAGCCACCGACGTTACAGGAATTTCTTCCAGTTTATGGAAAAGAAAATGTTGATGACATAGAAGAGAGCAATGAGGAGCATGATGATTCTTTGAATAACAATAACCTTCAAGAAAATGGGTTCCTGGACGCAGACGAGGAAAACGTCAGTGATGATGAAGAATATTTTACAGAGGAGAGCCTTTCTATACACACCGATCCCGACGATTATGACACGGATTTAGAGATTGACACAGAAT CTCTTCTGAATCCAAAAACAATTGACCACGACACTACAGGGAAGACAAAATACATCAAGAAGTGTTTTGACTTAGGGATAAACCCCGTGTCTTACTTTGTGAAAAACTTAGAAAACAAAGAACTTAAACTTCGATTCCACGGACTTGGTGCAGAAAGTGTTAAAGCCATATCGTTTCCCTTAGAG ACAAACACAAACATTGAGATAGTAAACCTGGAGGGTAATGGAATCGACAGTACGGGGGCTCGATGCTTGTGTCGCGTGCTGAGGGAAAATCTCTTTCTAACTGAAGTG GTGCTTAGTGAGAACAAAATTGGAACCGAAGGCGCCATTTCAATATGTCAGTTTTTGAAGAGCAATAGGAATCTATTAAAAGTCGATATGACag CGAATGAAATAGGGGACCCTGCGGGGCAGTCCTTTTACGAGGTCCTGAAG GAAAACCAAACGTTAAAAGAGCTCATTTTAGCGAACAACAGGTTAGAGGAAACCAGTGCCCGTTTCCTGAAAGACGGAATACAAGAGAACGACCGACTGGAAATACTGGACCTCAGCTGGaaccatttcaaaacaaaaGGAGCTGTAGCAATCGCTGAAGGCCTTCAG GAAAACGTTGGTTTGAAGAAGTTCCGTTTTCAAATGGCTGGTCTTGCAAAAGCAGGATCAGAAGCGATGATGAAAGCTTTAAAACACAATAGGACTCTGAAAGAATTGGACATCAGTTTTAACAGAATCCCAGTGGAAGGTGCTACATTTTTAGCCAGTGGgttgaaagaaaatgatgtTCTTCAGCAACTGAAG gttggAAACAATCCTTTTGAAAGTGAAGGAGCTATGGTCATCTTGGAATCTGTAGATGCCAACGAAAACAGTGCAATAAAGTACCTGGATTTTAGT aaaatgctGGTGAAAGCCGAATTTGCTACAATTGAGGATAAACTTCGAGAGCAAAGAAATGTTAAGATTAAACATGAGGGTATTCTACCGGAGATGCACCCCAAGAACGGCACCTACGCCCGGCTGAGCGCCTTCAGACGGGACCCAATAGAGACCTTCAAAAAATACGCCGAGTTTTCAGGAGTCAATCTCCACGATGTCTTCAATGGAGGACATCGTCTACGACTAGATGCAAACGAGTTCAAAGATCTTATTAAG GGTTCTGGGATCGACATACCAGACCAACAGCTGACTGTGCTCATTAGGACTCTGGATGTAGACGGATTCGTCAACTACAA TCGAATTCTAGACGAAAACGGATCCGAACCCCCATTTAGTCCCGACTCCCGATCCTCGTCCGCTGTGAGTTTTGCTTCCGACAAATCTGAGAGAACTGTGCCCTCCGCCAGGCGGCGCACCTCTAGTACGGACGCTGGACTGAGTACGGACAGCGGAACAAAACCCAAGTCGGCAAGGGACAAACcaaaaaagaaggaaaagaagaaaaagaaatga